From the Desulfotomaculum sp. genome, the window GCCACACGCGGCCCCTGGTCCAGGAATGGATCATTGTCGTCCTTTCCGGTAATGAGAATCTGATCCGAAAGACCTTGAGGGACGTTAACTCCCACATGAAACGCAACATGATCGCCTACCTCTCGCACCGAAAGAGGAATCTCCAAATATTGGGCGAATTCGTTATTTAATGTTTTCAGAAATCTTTAATACTCATCTCTGTAGTTATAGTTACCATATTTTTTAAATATAACATGTAGCAACCTGTCCCAGAATTTATGAAAAGCAGGGAGAAGCAGGAGAATATTTCTTTTTGCTTCCCCTGGTAGTATATAAGAAATGTCTTGTGTATGCTAACAAATGATTTAACGAAGTGGAAGCCTGATCCCACAGCCAGTTGCCGGCCGGTAAACTGGCTGTTGTAGAGTTCGGCGTAAAAGCCGCCTTCAGCCAGAAGTTCCTCGTGATTACCCTGCTCAATGATGGCGCCTTTATTCATTGCTTGACGCCTCTTCATTCACCACTGTATCAGTGGCGCCCGGTATCTTCTACAACTCCATATAAATATATATTAAAAAGCGAATTAATGCTTTCTTCCAGGGACAGGTTGTTTTCCATAATGAAAACAGGATTAATCACGGATCTGATGCCGACCATCAAGGCAGTGGTAAAAATTTTGGGGTTGACCTTCCGGAAATATCCCTTTTCGTTGTTTAACAGCAGGCTTTCAAAATTTTGCTGGATTTTTTCCGCCCGGAATTGTTCAACTTTATCCCATAGATGAGGGTAATATTTTTGCAGATCATACAAGGCCAGAGGCTGGAACAACTTAACATTTTCAGTAACAACTCTGATTACGCCGGCAATCTTCTCAACGGGATCGTCTGAAGAAGAAAGGGCCTGGCGCACTTTTTGTTCCATAATAGATAAAAAGTCTGTTATTACAGAGTGAACGATATCTTCCTTGTTCTTGAAGTGGCGGTAGATTGTCCTTTTGCTCATACCCATGTGCGCCGCCAGTTCGTCCACTGTTACCCTCGAAAAACCGCGCACTGCGGCCAGTTCTTTGCAAGCCCCGGTTATTCTCTTTTTATAATCTGTTTCCATTTTTCATACCTGCCTGCTCAAGCAATTTTCTTCTTAAACTTTAAAATACTGATTGTGGTCAATACTACGGAAAAAATCAGCAGCGCCGCGACTTGGGGAACCAGGTAGAAAAAACCGATTCCCTTCAGGACGATTCCCCGGATAATTATTAAATAATAAGTGAGGGGGATAAAGTTTCCTATATACTGGATTATAACCGGCATGGCCTCTCTGGGAAACATAAAGCCGGATAAAAGAATACTTGGCAGCATGAAAAAGAAAGACATCTGGAAGGCCTGCATCTGGTTTTTGGCAATATTGGAGATCAATATGCCCACACCAAGAGAAGCGGTGATAAAAAAAAGAGTCAGCTCGTATAACTCCATCAGACTGCCCCGGATGGGCACGCCGAATACGGTAACGCCGACCAGCAGGGCGACAGTAACTTGAATGTAGCCTAGCGCTATATAGGGGATGATTTTGCCGATCATAAGTTCGAAGGACCGGATCGGAGCAACCATGAGCTGTTCCAGGGTGCCTCTTTCCCGTTCCCTGACAATAGCTGCGGAGGTCATGATGACCATAGTCATAGTCACAATGATCCCAAGTATAGCCGGGACCATGTAGTAAGCAGTAATGCCGTCCGGGTTGTACCATGGCCGCACCCTGATATCGTAAGGTATGTTTTGAATCTGGGCTTTCTGGATGATAATTCTTTGTGATTTTAACAGACCGATAGAATTGGCTGTGGCGATAGCCGTGGCCGAAACCATGCTGTCGGTGGCGTCCACCAGAACCTGGACCGCTGCTGTCTCCCCCTTCTTTAATTTCTCTTTGAAATCCGGCGGAAAGATTATGCCGACTCTGGCCTTGCCGCTGTCAATCAGGCTGGTTATTTCAGTATAACCTCCCGCGTTGTAAGTTATGTCAAAATAGCCGGAAGATCTGAAGGCATCCAGCAGGTCCCTGCTCTCGGCAGACATAGACTGGTCAAAAACAGCGGTGGGGATGTGTTTGACCTCGGTTTGAATGGCAAAACCAAATAAAAGCAGCTGGATCATCGGCAGCGCGAAGACCATGGCCAGGGTCAGCCGGTCACGCATCATTTGCAGCACTTCTTTTTTCATAATAGCTAAGATTTTGTTCATCCAGGTCACCCGCCTTTTTTCTGTTTGGCCAGGAAGATAAAAACATCTTCCAGGGAAGGTTTAATGATTTTCGCTTTAACTCCGGTGTACCGGTCCAATTCTTCGATGCGGTTTTGGGATTCCAGCAGCACATGCAGAAGGGGACCGTGGATAGAGCACTCTTTTACATAAGGGAGCTTTTCCAGATCATCAACTTTGTACAGGGCGTCGGGAAGGCTGATTTCCACCAGACACCCCTGGATAACGTTATTTTTCAGATTTTCCGGCGTGTCATCCGCGATAAGGTTTCCTTCAGCGATAAAAGCGATGCGATAGCAATGCTCGGCTTCATCCATGAAATGAGTGGTCACCATGACGGTTGTGCCTTCGCCGGCCATTTTCTGGATGATTTTAAAAAATTGGCGCCTGCTGGTGGGGCTGATGCCGCTGGTAGGCTCGTCTAGAAATAATATGGACGGTCGGGAAATAATGGTGCATCCCAGCGCCAGGCGCTGTTTCCACCCGCTGCTCAAGTTGACCACCATCTCGTCCTCCCTGCCTTTTAACATAGCCATTTC encodes:
- a CDS encoding TetR/AcrR family transcriptional regulator, giving the protein METDYKKRITGACKELAAVRGFSRVTVDELAAHMGMSKRTIYRHFKNKEDIVHSVITDFLSIMEQKVRQALSSSDDPVEKIAGVIRVVTENVKLFQPLALYDLQKYYPHLWDKVEQFRAEKIQQNFESLLLNNEKGYFRKVNPKIFTTALMVGIRSVINPVFIMENNLSLEESINSLFNIYLYGVVEDTGRH
- a CDS encoding ABC transporter permease is translated as MNKILAIMKKEVLQMMRDRLTLAMVFALPMIQLLLFGFAIQTEVKHIPTAVFDQSMSAESRDLLDAFRSSGYFDITYNAGGYTEITSLIDSGKARVGIIFPPDFKEKLKKGETAAVQVLVDATDSMVSATAIATANSIGLLKSQRIIIQKAQIQNIPYDIRVRPWYNPDGITAYYMVPAILGIIVTMTMVIMTSAAIVRERERGTLEQLMVAPIRSFELMIGKIIPYIALGYIQVTVALLVGVTVFGVPIRGSLMELYELTLFFITASLGVGILISNIAKNQMQAFQMSFFFMLPSILLSGFMFPREAMPVIIQYIGNFIPLTYYLIIIRGIVLKGIGFFYLVPQVAALLIFSVVLTTISILKFKKKIA
- a CDS encoding ABC transporter ATP-binding protein — its product is MEYVVTTRELTRVFGSFVAVNKISMNIKQGEIYGFLGPNGSGKSTTIRMLCGILEPTSGSGTVLGYDLAREAEKIKRKIGYMSQKFSLYDDLTVYENLDFYAGVYDIPRRERKKRIPEMIEMAMLKGREDEMVVNLSSGWKQRLALGCTIISRPSILFLDEPTSGISPTSRRQFFKIIQKMAGEGTTVMVTTHFMDEAEHCYRIAFIAEGNLIADDTPENLKNNVIQGCLVEISLPDALYKVDDLEKLPYVKECSIHGPLLHVLLESQNRIEELDRYTGVKAKIIKPSLEDVFIFLAKQKKGG